In a genomic window of uncultured Sphaerochaeta sp.:
- a CDS encoding LuxR C-terminal-related transcriptional regulator, giving the protein MIGFRTMRHVILLVYILIFSTGFASLAGLAVIASRLSHPFAKRMIVVQGVFLANLALVALYYYLAQVLSMVGSDSTLEFWFGLVSTLLGILLYVSLWYLLRLKSFSAGPQTLRQAVWILIASTIAIHSLHLADTLGLGLAFVHTSLFQIATYLCIALTLLCIGLLLLLGIRKADHPAQRLLFGGIGISCLLFVPLSAVEYLLANASSFSYQPLSLEYVVNLLINITILLAAVKVLEKQSGSASAFGQLSEQTAQRFSLTQREQEMATLIAQGLTNKEIAFKLGISEATVRTHIYNLFQKVGAQSRIELLNLLHD; this is encoded by the coding sequence ATGATAGGCTTCAGAACCATGAGGCATGTCATCCTTTTGGTCTACATCCTGATCTTCTCCACAGGCTTCGCCTCCCTTGCCGGGTTGGCGGTCATCGCCAGCCGACTCTCCCACCCCTTTGCCAAACGCATGATCGTGGTGCAAGGAGTCTTTCTTGCCAACCTTGCCCTTGTTGCGCTCTACTACTATCTGGCCCAGGTGCTTAGCATGGTGGGAAGTGATTCCACTCTGGAGTTCTGGTTCGGCCTGGTTTCCACCTTGCTTGGCATCCTCTTGTATGTGAGCCTCTGGTACCTGCTCAGGCTGAAGTCCTTCAGCGCAGGACCCCAGACTCTTCGCCAAGCGGTCTGGATCCTCATCGCTTCTACGATTGCCATCCATAGCCTGCACCTTGCAGATACCCTTGGCCTGGGCTTGGCCTTTGTCCATACATCACTGTTTCAGATAGCAACCTACCTCTGCATTGCCTTGACGCTGTTGTGCATCGGGCTCCTTCTGCTTCTGGGTATCCGGAAAGCCGATCATCCTGCCCAAAGACTTCTGTTTGGAGGCATCGGCATCAGCTGCCTGCTCTTCGTCCCCCTCTCGGCAGTAGAGTATCTGCTTGCCAATGCAAGTTCTTTCTCGTACCAACCGCTCTCGCTCGAGTATGTGGTCAACCTGCTGATCAACATCACCATCCTGCTCGCTGCAGTCAAGGTACTGGAAAAGCAAAGCGGCAGCGCTTCCGCATTCGGCCAGCTCTCCGAGCAGACGGCACAGCGCTTCTCGCTCACCCAACGCGAGCAGGAGATGGCCACCCTCATCGCCCAGGGACTCACCAACAAGGAGATCGCCTTCAAGCTGGGTATCTCCGAGGCAACGGTACGCACCCACATCTACAATCTCTTCCAGAAGGTGGGGGCCCAAAGCCGTATTGAGTTGCTCAACCTCCTGCACGACTAA
- a CDS encoding EAL domain-containing protein, translating into MLTTSVFSLLYFFVAINVLGSSIYLLLKAPKPLANRLYGALAVAVSLWAVGLGIAGLVASDTAGEMWMRIAALGWGTLYALLLHFVLVLTGNASLHRRKFLSVLLYVPAFLTVLANSFPLFFNPDAYLLTRTAYGLVNMAGRSFWDWFFYCYYLSYMTGILVLLYRYQRGLEDTSRQKRVKSLWRSIIFILIAGSGLDIILHHMYPSLPYFAPLLMFHPLRYTFELLYEQSAIGEQHSLRESNFLVIIISVFVYVAISFLQVYLRGDLAVFSLFTVNEASYRGIITQLQMVISILLVLKVTTIGFFVGIVLNSLNLLSSVMFLVRTRTSSSIPGIISYLGVMFLLLLIKAFLDHERASRLRIEEQRKTLEESEQKLYRMAYYDTLTALPNRESFFQEVSKRIDEAKRAGSLLGVLFIDFDSFKSINDTAGHSTGDKVLQKLAHTLSSSLQSDDFLARYGGDEFLVQIGPQPTIEAFSDRAQMILSQLRKPLLLGDNEYFLPASMGLAIYPLDGEDVEELIRHADIAMYEAKSKGKNQLAFCTADMKDSTTQKMRLTNSLYRALDRGELFLQYQAQVAADTEAVVGFEALLRWKHDEYGIIPPLVFIPMAEQTGMIRPIGLWVIEQACQQLKIFKQHAQKDLSIAINVSLLQLRDPSIARRIGEILQRTATNPNDICIEITESVAFLDEPYILQRLKEIKALGVSLAIDDFGTGYSSLSRLKLFPIDILKIDMEFVQGVGSEIKKETAILKSIIQMGKNLHFHVLAEGVETEEQADYLKQQGCDEMQGYYFSKPVGAEEALALLGHDMVDGA; encoded by the coding sequence TTGCTGACAACCTCGGTGTTTTCGCTACTGTATTTCTTTGTTGCCATCAATGTCCTCGGAAGCAGCATCTACTTGTTGCTGAAGGCTCCCAAGCCTTTGGCCAACAGGCTCTATGGTGCGCTGGCTGTTGCAGTCTCCTTGTGGGCGGTAGGCCTGGGCATTGCCGGCTTGGTTGCCTCTGATACAGCTGGAGAAATGTGGATGCGCATCGCCGCCTTGGGGTGGGGGACGCTGTATGCCCTCTTGCTTCACTTCGTCCTGGTCCTCACCGGCAACGCTTCTCTTCATCGCAGGAAATTTCTGAGTGTGTTGCTGTATGTTCCTGCTTTCCTGACAGTCTTGGCCAACAGTTTCCCTTTGTTCTTCAATCCTGATGCCTACCTCCTCACCCGAACAGCCTATGGCTTGGTAAATATGGCAGGCCGATCATTCTGGGACTGGTTTTTCTACTGCTATTACCTTTCCTACATGACTGGTATCCTGGTCTTGCTGTACCGATATCAGAGGGGGCTTGAAGACACGAGCAGGCAGAAGCGGGTGAAGTCCTTGTGGCGTTCGATCATCTTCATCCTGATTGCAGGGAGTGGTCTGGATATCATACTGCATCATATGTATCCTTCGCTTCCCTATTTTGCACCCCTGCTGATGTTCCATCCTTTGCGCTATACATTCGAACTGTTGTACGAGCAGAGTGCAATCGGCGAACAGCATTCGCTTCGAGAAAGCAACTTCCTGGTCATCATCATCAGTGTCTTTGTGTACGTGGCAATCTCCTTTCTCCAGGTTTATCTGCGAGGCGACCTTGCTGTTTTCAGCTTGTTTACGGTGAATGAGGCTTCCTATCGGGGAATCATCACCCAGCTTCAGATGGTGATCTCCATCCTGTTGGTTCTGAAGGTCACCACCATAGGGTTCTTCGTCGGCATTGTCCTGAATTCACTCAATCTGCTCAGCAGCGTGATGTTCCTGGTCCGTACCCGCACATCATCTTCCATTCCGGGCATCATCTCTTATCTTGGGGTGATGTTCCTTCTGCTTCTGATCAAGGCTTTCCTCGATCATGAGCGCGCGTCAAGGCTGCGGATCGAGGAGCAGCGCAAGACCCTGGAGGAGTCGGAGCAGAAGCTCTATCGGATGGCCTACTATGATACCCTTACGGCCCTTCCCAATCGGGAGTCCTTCTTCCAGGAAGTCTCCAAGCGCATTGATGAGGCGAAGCGTGCTGGTTCCCTGCTGGGAGTGTTGTTCATTGATTTCGACTCCTTCAAGTCGATCAATGACACTGCCGGTCACTCTACTGGCGACAAGGTCCTGCAAAAGCTTGCACATACGCTCTCCTCTTCATTGCAAAGCGATGATTTTCTTGCCCGGTACGGCGGTGATGAGTTCCTTGTCCAGATCGGGCCCCAACCGACGATTGAAGCCTTCTCTGATCGGGCACAGATGATTCTTTCCCAGCTTCGCAAACCGCTTTTGCTCGGGGACAATGAGTATTTCCTTCCTGCCAGCATGGGCCTTGCAATCTACCCGCTGGATGGGGAGGATGTTGAGGAGCTGATCAGGCATGCCGATATCGCCATGTATGAAGCCAAGTCGAAAGGGAAGAACCAGCTGGCTTTCTGCACTGCGGATATGAAGGACAGCACCACCCAGAAGATGCGGCTTACCAACAGCCTCTATCGTGCATTGGACCGTGGGGAGCTGTTCTTGCAGTATCAGGCACAAGTTGCTGCCGATACGGAAGCGGTGGTTGGCTTTGAAGCCTTGCTGCGCTGGAAGCACGATGAGTATGGGATCATCCCGCCGCTGGTCTTCATCCCCATGGCTGAACAGACCGGCATGATTCGGCCTATAGGGTTGTGGGTCATTGAGCAGGCTTGCCAGCAGCTGAAGATATTCAAGCAGCACGCGCAGAAAGATCTGAGCATTGCCATCAACGTATCGCTGTTGCAGTTGCGCGATCCTTCCATTGCCAGGAGAATCGGGGAGATCCTTCAAAGAACAGCAACAAACCCGAACGATATCTGCATCGAGATCACCGAGAGTGTGGCCTTCCTTGACGAGCCCTACATCCTCCAGCGGCTCAAGGAGATCAAGGCACTCGGCGTCTCGCTTGCCATTGATGACTTTGGCACCGGCTACTCATCCCTCAGCCGGTTGAAACTATTCCCCATCGATATCCTGAAGATTGACATGGAGTTCGTGCAGGGTGTCGGCTCTGAGATCAAGAAAGAGACAGCCATTCTCAAGAGCATCATCCAGATGGGCAAGAATCTTCACTTCCATGTGTTGGCTGAAGGGGTGGAAACAGAAGAGCAGGCTGACTACCTCAAGCAGCAGGGTTGTGACGAGATGCAGGGCTACTATTTCAGCAAGCCCGTTGGTGCAGAAGAAGCGCTGGCTTTGTTGGGGCACGATATGGTGGATGGAGCCTGA
- a CDS encoding restriction endonuclease, with product MEFSFSQLSAAPLIIDAVYKGGEAKNYGSEPLHELFPKLAINGGIRKVNRTDGSKKPAYVVLYTSMQELEWPDYLDEETGVFRYYGDNRESGKDILDTILKGNALLEDTFLKLHSSQDLTDIPPFFIFKKGGKGRDAQFLGLAAPGNPRISPDKDLVAFWRTMNGNRFQNYEAYFTILDTKNDLISREWLTALIYDHANNLRCAPKVWKDFINNGREGITPLKAKRILKIPNKYEQLQSDNEGIACLQAIRNVYADNPFGFERCAVDIVSKMDTHFVHFDLTRPWRDGGRDALGYYSIQTGGKANHPLRIDCALEAKCYSPDTSVGVRQMSRLISRIRYRQFGIMVTTSFVDSQAYKEVVEDGHPILIVTASDIGTILRNNAINTSNVHAWLANLVT from the coding sequence ATGGAATTTTCATTCTCTCAGCTAAGTGCAGCCCCACTCATTATTGATGCTGTCTATAAGGGTGGGGAAGCAAAGAATTATGGTTCAGAACCATTACATGAACTGTTTCCAAAGCTAGCAATCAACGGAGGAATTAGAAAGGTTAATCGTACAGATGGAAGCAAAAAACCAGCTTATGTAGTTCTTTATACTTCAATGCAAGAATTAGAGTGGCCGGATTATCTGGACGAGGAAACTGGGGTTTTTCGATACTATGGCGATAACCGTGAATCAGGAAAAGACATACTAGATACCATTCTCAAAGGTAATGCTCTACTTGAGGATACTTTCTTGAAATTGCATAGTAGCCAGGACTTAACCGATATACCCCCTTTTTTCATTTTTAAAAAAGGAGGAAAAGGACGTGATGCACAATTTCTTGGCTTGGCTGCTCCAGGGAATCCACGGATATCGCCTGATAAGGATTTGGTAGCATTTTGGAGGACTATGAATGGCAACAGATTCCAGAATTATGAAGCCTATTTCACGATACTTGATACTAAGAATGATTTAATCTCTCGTGAGTGGCTTACTGCTCTTATTTACGATCATGCGAATAACCTTCGCTGCGCTCCAAAAGTTTGGAAAGACTTTATTAATAATGGGAGAGAAGGTATTACACCGTTGAAGGCAAAGCGAATTCTGAAGATTCCAAACAAATATGAGCAACTGCAGAGCGATAATGAAGGGATTGCATGCTTGCAAGCAATCAGAAATGTATATGCCGATAATCCCTTCGGGTTTGAGCGTTGTGCTGTTGATATCGTCAGCAAGATGGACACACATTTTGTGCACTTTGATTTGACAAGGCCCTGGCGTGATGGGGGTCGTGATGCGCTTGGTTACTACTCTATTCAGACAGGAGGAAAAGCCAATCATCCTCTTCGAATAGATTGTGCCTTGGAGGCAAAATGTTATTCTCCAGATACTTCCGTGGGTGTAAGGCAGATGAGTAGGCTCATATCAAGAATTCGCTACCGACAGTTTGGCATTATGGTAACAACAAGTTTTGTAGATTCTCAAGCTTACAAGGAAGTTGTTGAGGATGGTCATCCAATTCTCATTGTCACTGCTTCTGATATTGGCACTATCCTACGCAATAACGCCATCAATACGAGTAATGTCCATGCATGGCTTGCAAATCTTGTCACATGA
- a CDS encoding ferritin family protein, translating into MDLFDVAISLEQEGAQFYTKLAQKAPTEGFAAIFKMLATDEKKHESYFRALKERNALVSVSSSALDEAKKVFRAFDPDTFSPTEDQIPAYEQALAVEKKSIDFYKEQLPTVEFEAEKKALQQIIAEEQKHYAIMEEMLKLVTRPHRWVEDAEFGVREEY; encoded by the coding sequence ATGGACTTATTTGACGTAGCCATTTCGCTGGAACAGGAAGGAGCCCAGTTCTATACCAAGCTTGCCCAGAAGGCCCCGACTGAAGGCTTTGCAGCCATCTTCAAGATGCTCGCCACCGATGAGAAGAAGCATGAGAGCTACTTCAGGGCCCTAAAGGAACGAAATGCTCTGGTCTCGGTCAGCTCTTCAGCACTTGATGAAGCCAAAAAGGTTTTCAGAGCGTTTGATCCCGACACCTTCTCTCCCACAGAAGACCAGATCCCTGCCTATGAGCAAGCACTTGCAGTCGAGAAGAAAAGCATCGACTTCTATAAGGAACAACTTCCCACTGTGGAGTTCGAGGCTGAGAAGAAAGCATTGCAGCAGATCATTGCAGAAGAGCAGAAGCATTATGCCATTATGGAAGAGATGCTCAAGCTGGTGACCCGCCCCCATCGCTGGGTGGAGGACGCCGAGTTCGGAGTCAGGGAAGAGTACTAG